A single genomic interval of Terriglobus albidus harbors:
- a CDS encoding c-type cytochrome produces the protein MKRAHTALLFLILGIVLVPAVGWLYLHFGHPPVAVADPMLPGEEQIARSALLARVDEERPRNNPVPINEATLQEGASIYMSECAFCHGVPAIQSSVGVNTFPKTPQFFRRHATGSRPPDLADRAASYHWFVENGVRLTAMPSFKHVLTDREQWEVANLLAMSETPLPESVKKVLAGSTD, from the coding sequence ATGAAGCGCGCACATACCGCACTCCTCTTCCTGATTCTCGGTATTGTTCTTGTTCCCGCAGTAGGATGGCTCTATCTGCACTTCGGCCATCCACCTGTCGCGGTAGCCGATCCCATGCTTCCCGGTGAGGAGCAGATCGCACGTTCTGCACTACTCGCCCGCGTCGACGAGGAACGCCCCAGGAACAATCCCGTCCCCATCAACGAAGCCACCCTGCAGGAAGGCGCATCCATTTACATGAGCGAATGCGCATTCTGTCACGGGGTTCCCGCTATTCAGTCAAGCGTGGGAGTCAATACGTTTCCTAAGACACCGCAGTTCTTTCGTCGTCATGCCACGGGCAGCCGCCCGCCAGATTTGGCCGACCGAGCGGCGTCGTATCACTGGTTTGTAGAGAACGGTGTCCGTCTAACCGCGATGCCCTCATTCAAGCACGTTCTGACCGATCGGGAGCAGTGGGAGGTAGCAAATCTGCTGGCGATGAGTGAGACTCCCCTGCCGGAGAGCGTAAAGAAAGTCCTGGCCGGATCTACCGACTAG
- a CDS encoding beta-galactosidase: MKRILPAVLATLLFANPLVSQAPATNATKLYLGAAWYPEAWPESRWERDLTLMQQAGINFVRITEFAWSAMEPSEGHYDLDWVNRAIRLAEKHGIAVVLGTPSAAPPAWLTQKYPETLWVDQNGKRAEHGNRQQFNWANPKYRELSAKIASAMAERFGRDPNVIGWQIDNEYAEVSYDPETKKMYQDWLRAHYGTLDALNTRWTTSYWSQTYNDWSQIPIETKYGNPGLLLSWKRFISDTWRSYQKNQLDVIWAKADRRQWITTNMMGWFDEYDHYTVSQDLDLTSWDDYVGSGHLNAARNGAAHDLTRGFLRKNFRVMETQPGFVNWHANNNALDKGEVHAMAWHDIGHGADAVEYWQWRSALNGQEEYHGTLVGADGEPVPLYDEVAQVGKEFTAAVGGPLR; encoded by the coding sequence ATGAAGCGCATCCTCCCTGCTGTACTGGCTACTCTTCTTTTTGCTAATCCGCTGGTGTCACAGGCTCCGGCAACCAATGCAACGAAGCTCTACCTTGGCGCTGCATGGTACCCGGAAGCGTGGCCGGAGAGCCGCTGGGAACGCGATCTCACGCTGATGCAGCAGGCAGGCATCAACTTCGTTCGCATTACGGAGTTTGCGTGGAGCGCGATGGAGCCTAGCGAGGGCCACTACGACCTTGATTGGGTTAATCGGGCGATCCGCCTCGCGGAGAAGCACGGCATCGCCGTGGTGCTTGGTACGCCAAGTGCGGCGCCTCCCGCTTGGCTAACGCAGAAATATCCCGAGACCTTGTGGGTTGACCAGAACGGAAAACGCGCGGAGCATGGCAACCGTCAGCAGTTCAACTGGGCCAATCCCAAGTACCGTGAGTTATCCGCCAAGATAGCATCGGCCATGGCGGAACGGTTTGGCCGTGACCCGAATGTCATTGGATGGCAGATTGATAACGAGTATGCGGAGGTCAGCTACGATCCGGAGACCAAAAAGATGTATCAGGACTGGCTCCGGGCTCACTATGGCACACTCGATGCTTTGAACACGCGTTGGACCACCAGCTACTGGAGCCAGACCTATAACGACTGGTCACAGATTCCCATCGAGACGAAGTACGGGAATCCGGGTCTGCTGTTGAGCTGGAAGCGGTTTATCTCTGATACGTGGCGCAGTTATCAGAAGAATCAGCTCGACGTCATCTGGGCGAAGGCAGACCGTCGTCAATGGATCACCACTAACATGATGGGCTGGTTCGATGAATACGACCACTACACCGTCAGCCAGGACCTCGATCTCACATCTTGGGACGATTATGTCGGCAGCGGCCATCTCAATGCCGCGCGCAACGGTGCGGCCCACGATCTGACCCGCGGCTTTCTCCGTAAGAATTTCCGGGTGATGGAGACTCAGCCGGGATTCGTCAACTGGCACGCAAACAACAACGCGCTCGACAAGGGCGAAGTCCATGCAATGGCGTGGCATGACATTGGTCACGGCGCCGACGCGGTTGAATACTGGCAGTGGCGTTCCGCACTGAACGGGCAGGAGGAATACCACGGCACCTTAGTCGGTGCGGATGGTGAACCCGTCCCACTGTACGACGAAGTTGCCCAGGTGGGTAAAGAGTTTACCGCCGCTGTCGGGGGCCCCCTTCGTTAG
- the ligD gene encoding non-homologous end-joining DNA ligase, producing the protein MAKTEAVEILSIDGLEVRVTHPEKLYFSKETRLTKLDLVHYYLSVAPGALAGIRDRPLVLKRFVNGAEAPAFYQKRAPADHPSWLQTVTLSFPSGRTAEELVVNQAAGLIWVVNLGCIELHPHAIRATDLDHPDELRIDLDPGPGVEWEDVRNVALEVHAFLEELGLRGWPKTSGSRGMHVNVRIEPRWTFEEVRRAALALSREIERRAPSLATSKWWKEERHGVFLDYNQNAKDRTTASAYSVRPLPDARVSMPLSWNEVRECNPADFTVLTVPGLFAARGDAHADMDVHPGSLEKLLEMAARDDAAGLGDAPWPPHFRKTEGEGTRVAPSRAKKPRVKMPLVTVANSPDKDAALAGLDRWKTRHAEAASHLEPDDILVDSMRGRSSTWTRIRVNLRHVPEAMRPVEETPDPDDDPTRKAGRSRRQPAKN; encoded by the coding sequence ATGGCAAAAACAGAAGCGGTGGAGATCCTCTCGATCGACGGGCTGGAGGTGCGTGTTACGCATCCTGAAAAGCTTTATTTCTCGAAGGAGACTCGTCTTACCAAGCTTGATCTTGTTCACTACTACCTTTCAGTAGCGCCTGGCGCTCTCGCCGGAATCCGAGATCGTCCACTGGTATTGAAGCGCTTTGTGAATGGGGCCGAAGCGCCGGCTTTTTACCAGAAACGTGCTCCAGCCGATCATCCCTCGTGGTTGCAGACGGTCACGCTTTCGTTCCCATCCGGAAGAACCGCTGAAGAGCTTGTCGTCAATCAGGCAGCCGGACTGATCTGGGTGGTGAACCTTGGCTGTATCGAACTGCATCCTCACGCGATACGGGCGACCGATCTGGATCATCCCGATGAGCTGCGAATCGATCTGGATCCCGGTCCAGGTGTGGAATGGGAAGACGTCCGTAACGTCGCTCTTGAAGTCCATGCGTTCCTTGAAGAACTCGGACTTCGTGGATGGCCGAAGACAAGTGGTTCCAGAGGCATGCACGTCAACGTTCGGATTGAGCCGAGATGGACATTCGAGGAAGTGCGGCGCGCCGCCCTGGCATTGTCTCGCGAGATCGAACGCCGTGCACCATCCCTGGCCACATCGAAATGGTGGAAAGAGGAACGCCACGGAGTTTTTCTCGACTACAACCAGAACGCAAAGGACCGTACGACGGCGTCGGCCTATTCTGTCCGTCCACTTCCGGATGCCCGCGTATCCATGCCTCTCTCATGGAATGAAGTACGGGAGTGTAATCCCGCCGACTTCACCGTGTTGACCGTGCCCGGGCTGTTTGCCGCGCGAGGAGATGCGCATGCCGATATGGATGTCCATCCCGGATCGCTGGAGAAGCTTTTAGAGATGGCTGCGCGAGACGATGCCGCAGGTCTGGGTGATGCGCCCTGGCCACCTCATTTCCGCAAGACCGAAGGTGAGGGAACTCGTGTGGCGCCCTCCCGCGCCAAGAAGCCACGGGTGAAGATGCCGCTTGTAACAGTTGCTAATTCACCCGACAAAGATGCTGCCCTGGCTGGGCTCGACCGATGGAAGACCAGGCATGCAGAAGCAGCCAGCCACCTGGAGCCGGATGACATACTGGTTGATTCCATGCGTGGCCGATCGTCGACTTGGACAAGAATTCGGGTGAATCTCCGTCATGTGCCTGAAGCGATGCGACCGGTTGAGGAGACTCCAGATCCGGATGACGACCCGACTCGCAAGGCCGGCAGATCGCGGCGGCAGCCGGCAAAGAACTGA
- a CDS encoding multicopper oxidase family protein has product MGKRHRREFLKLWAASMPALFLEHEAHAQKKEPSPPKTGYRTPATVERYIDPLPRLSQLSPYRNTRGKDLYRIRMTEFTRPLHSQLPPARLWGYEGQYPGPIIDTRRNKPIAVQWENRLPTRHILPIDPHIHGAMPPTPEVRTVPHLHGANVPSPSDGLPEKWFTPGHSARYEYPNRQRAATLWYHDHAIGITRLNVYAGLSSFYLLRDDEELGMHLPSGEYEIPLVLQDRTLDEHGQLLYAPTLDDAVPLPKGVWGPMFFGELPVVNGAIYPYVEVRPQLYRIRLLNSSNSRVLNLYLNLAKSPTDIPQLIKFHQIGSDGGLMPRPVALEKLELAPGERADLIVDFSSLAGKTVTLSNDAPAPYPGWNVMNATWPILLEFMQFRVTLPAEPSRSFSLPQNVTFAKLDEGEAIRTRDFILTEEMDAQGRSVGLHINGKGYHDPVTETVTLGTLEKWRFINTSDDAHPMHLHLVQFQILHRQGFNLGTYRMNGKIEPVGLTRQPRANEQGWKDTATVNPGDILTILARFEGYTGKYVFHCHMLEHEDNDMMRPFVVVAPGQG; this is encoded by the coding sequence ATGGGGAAGAGACACAGACGTGAGTTCCTGAAACTATGGGCGGCGTCCATGCCTGCGCTTTTTCTTGAACACGAGGCGCACGCCCAGAAAAAAGAACCGAGCCCTCCGAAGACCGGCTACCGGACACCCGCGACCGTTGAACGCTACATCGACCCTTTGCCGAGACTGTCACAACTGTCGCCCTACAGAAACACGAGGGGTAAGGACCTGTATCGCATCCGGATGACGGAGTTTACCCGTCCGTTGCATTCACAGCTTCCTCCGGCACGCCTGTGGGGCTACGAGGGACAGTATCCCGGACCGATTATCGATACGCGCCGCAACAAGCCAATTGCAGTGCAATGGGAGAACAGGCTTCCAACCCGGCATATTCTGCCGATCGATCCCCACATCCATGGAGCCATGCCCCCAACCCCTGAGGTCAGAACGGTGCCTCACCTTCATGGAGCAAACGTCCCTTCGCCCAGCGACGGCCTTCCGGAAAAATGGTTCACGCCGGGGCACTCCGCACGGTACGAGTACCCCAATCGACAGCGCGCTGCGACGTTGTGGTATCACGATCATGCCATCGGTATCACGCGACTGAATGTTTATGCCGGCCTGTCGAGCTTCTACCTGTTGCGGGATGACGAAGAGCTAGGCATGCACTTGCCTTCCGGTGAATACGAGATTCCTCTCGTGCTGCAGGACCGCACACTGGATGAACACGGCCAGCTTCTCTATGCCCCCACGCTGGACGACGCTGTTCCGCTGCCAAAGGGAGTCTGGGGGCCGATGTTTTTCGGAGAGCTTCCGGTGGTCAACGGGGCAATCTATCCATATGTGGAAGTCCGGCCCCAGCTTTACAGGATTCGCCTGCTGAACTCTTCCAACTCCCGTGTTCTGAACCTGTACCTGAATCTGGCGAAGAGCCCGACGGATATTCCTCAACTGATCAAATTTCATCAGATTGGTTCAGACGGTGGACTTATGCCACGGCCTGTTGCTCTCGAAAAGCTGGAACTGGCGCCTGGGGAGCGGGCAGATCTCATCGTCGATTTCTCGTCGCTCGCTGGAAAGACAGTCACTCTCAGCAACGATGCACCTGCCCCCTATCCGGGTTGGAACGTGATGAACGCCACCTGGCCGATTCTGTTGGAATTCATGCAGTTCCGGGTCACCCTTCCTGCCGAGCCGTCACGATCATTCAGCCTTCCGCAGAACGTAACGTTTGCGAAGCTGGACGAAGGGGAAGCCATACGCACGCGTGACTTCATCCTCACGGAGGAGATGGACGCACAAGGCCGATCGGTCGGTCTCCATATTAATGGGAAGGGATATCACGATCCTGTTACCGAAACGGTGACGCTGGGTACGCTGGAAAAGTGGCGGTTCATCAATACCAGCGATGATGCCCATCCCATGCATCTGCACCTTGTGCAATTTCAGATTCTGCATCGGCAAGGCTTCAATCTAGGCACCTACCGCATGAACGGAAAGATCGAACCGGTCGGCCTGACGAGGCAGCCACGCGCGAACGAACAGGGATGGAAAGACACCGCCACCGTAAATCCCGGCGATATCCTGACCATCCTTGCACGCTTTGAAGGCTATACCGGGAAATACGTCTTTCACTGCCACATGCTGGAGCATGAGGACAACGACATGATGAGGCCATTCGTCGTTGTCGCACCCGGCCAGGGGTGA
- a CDS encoding cation:proton antiporter, whose protein sequence is MNNSELTQVLFLLLLLAGLAQLLGWVFVKLRQPKAVGEILAGVILGNAVAGRIPAVAHFIDSAKHQGNILDFVYWLGLLLLMFLAGAETQQLFTREERREVGWLTIVGTGLPFLLGLFFAPWLIKPSLLGPNGNRISITIILAVGVAVTSVPVVSKIFADLQILHTRFARLVLGVAVLEDIVLWLALAIATAAAGKATLDVRGLSYHLIVTVAFFILGLTLAPRLVKRFNKARFNVMAKASPTGYAVAVLLAYCVIAGVLHISMVFAAFLAGFAVVHKKRRLFADALEAIGKVSFAFFIPVYFAIVGLRLDLIRGLSFWMLAAFIVGTSAVKVLSVSLAGRFAGFRGLDLINLAITTNARGGPGIVLASVALDAGIISAQFYTTLVVAAVVTSQIAGAWLDIVVHKGWPLLAPKPAAGPAEGPLVSTSET, encoded by the coding sequence ATGAACAATTCTGAGCTGACTCAGGTTCTCTTTCTTCTTTTGCTATTAGCCGGTCTGGCCCAGCTGCTGGGGTGGGTCTTTGTCAAACTGCGACAGCCTAAAGCAGTTGGTGAAATTCTCGCCGGTGTCATCCTGGGAAATGCGGTGGCCGGTCGCATTCCTGCTGTCGCGCATTTCATCGACAGCGCGAAACATCAAGGCAATATTCTTGATTTCGTTTACTGGCTTGGTCTTCTCTTGCTTATGTTTCTTGCCGGTGCGGAGACACAGCAGCTCTTTACGCGCGAAGAGCGGCGCGAGGTCGGTTGGCTGACGATTGTCGGTACGGGCCTCCCATTCCTGTTGGGGCTATTCTTTGCTCCCTGGCTCATTAAGCCGTCGTTGCTGGGCCCAAATGGAAATCGAATCTCGATCACCATCATCCTGGCTGTAGGCGTCGCCGTCACTTCGGTGCCGGTTGTCTCGAAAATCTTTGCCGACCTGCAGATCCTGCACACGCGTTTCGCGCGTCTGGTGCTGGGCGTGGCAGTCCTCGAAGACATCGTTTTGTGGCTGGCGCTGGCGATTGCTACTGCCGCGGCAGGGAAGGCTACTTTGGACGTCCGAGGGCTGTCTTACCACCTTATCGTGACGGTAGCCTTCTTTATCCTTGGACTCACCCTGGCGCCGCGGCTGGTTAAGCGGTTTAACAAAGCCCGCTTCAACGTGATGGCAAAGGCCTCGCCGACCGGCTATGCCGTTGCCGTGTTGCTGGCATACTGCGTAATCGCAGGAGTCCTGCATATCAGCATGGTCTTCGCTGCGTTTCTTGCCGGTTTTGCCGTCGTCCACAAAAAGCGCCGGCTCTTCGCCGATGCACTGGAAGCCATCGGCAAGGTCTCCTTTGCCTTCTTCATTCCGGTTTACTTCGCGATCGTCGGCTTACGGCTCGATCTGATTCGAGGATTATCCTTCTGGATGTTGGCAGCCTTCATCGTGGGAACGTCGGCGGTGAAGGTGTTGTCTGTTTCATTGGCCGGGCGCTTCGCCGGGTTCCGCGGACTGGACCTCATCAACCTCGCCATTACTACGAATGCGCGCGGAGGTCCGGGAATTGTTCTCGCCAGCGTTGCCCTCGATGCCGGCATCATCAGCGCACAGTTCTACACGACGTTAGTTGTGGCCGCTGTCGTTACATCCCAGATTGCGGGTGCGTGGCTGGATATCGTTGTTCATAAAGGCTGGCCGCTACTGGCGCCGAAGCCGGCGGCCGGTCCCGCGGAAGGGCCCCTTGTATCTACTTCGGAGACCTGA
- a CDS encoding energy transducer TonB, giving the protein MLASLMESLHDVIAPPKAPPLHTTSRPIVLPDRMAVKRDPRATGLAIAINCFALVALIWFGSRKIVAVVTPRPVTTHVTLVDPLPPPPVLPIAPPKAVAMSGGGGQHTPIPVSRGNPPKFEPKPTIMPAVQPTAAPKITMAVQPTINVQADLKMAKADVPNLGISSAPSVVVSAGNGAGAGLGAGFGNGLGSGSGGNFGGGVFKVGGGVSEPQVISAPAPGFTEEARQAKVSGKVIVYLQVSPDGRPMHVRLVRGLGMGLDEKALEAVRQYKFKPAMKDGHPVTVEMNVEVNFQILS; this is encoded by the coding sequence GTGCTTGCTTCTCTCATGGAGAGCCTGCACGATGTTATAGCTCCACCGAAGGCTCCTCCTCTGCATACAACATCGCGGCCCATTGTTCTGCCCGACCGCATGGCAGTGAAACGAGACCCTCGGGCGACTGGCCTTGCCATTGCGATCAACTGTTTTGCACTTGTGGCTCTCATCTGGTTCGGCAGCCGGAAGATCGTTGCTGTTGTGACTCCAAGGCCAGTGACGACTCATGTCACCTTGGTCGACCCTCTACCGCCTCCTCCGGTACTACCTATCGCACCCCCGAAAGCGGTAGCGATGAGTGGTGGTGGAGGGCAACACACTCCGATTCCCGTCTCGCGTGGCAATCCGCCGAAGTTTGAGCCGAAGCCGACCATCATGCCGGCGGTACAACCGACGGCGGCTCCAAAAATTACGATGGCAGTCCAGCCAACGATTAATGTTCAGGCGGATCTGAAGATGGCTAAGGCCGATGTGCCCAACCTGGGAATATCGAGTGCCCCATCAGTCGTAGTATCGGCAGGGAACGGGGCAGGTGCTGGACTGGGTGCGGGCTTCGGAAATGGCCTGGGATCGGGTTCAGGCGGTAATTTTGGCGGCGGTGTCTTCAAAGTTGGTGGCGGTGTCTCAGAGCCGCAGGTAATCTCTGCACCGGCGCCAGGATTCACGGAAGAGGCCAGGCAGGCGAAAGTCTCCGGAAAGGTCATTGTCTATCTGCAGGTAAGCCCCGATGGGCGCCCCATGCATGTACGCCTTGTCCGCGGCCTGGGAATGGGGCTTGATGAAAAGGCACTGGAAGCTGTTCGTCAGTACAAATTCAAGCCGGCGATGAAGGATGGACACCCTGTCACCGTTGAGATGAACGTAGAAGTGAACTTCCAGATCTTGAGCTAG
- a CDS encoding dolichyl-phosphate beta-glucosyltransferase, whose amino-acid sequence MSHPHLSIVIPAYNEANRIGNTLSLILKCIEARRWDAELLVVDDGSTDRTASIVEAWMDRYPRLHLIKNLSNRGKGYSVRNGVLQAAGDVVMFTDADLSAPMIEAERLIAALDAGVDVAIGSRWLERSRQTVQQPLYRQIFGRCFNYVTRVVTGLSFKDTQCGFKAFKRDAAQVIFRLQTIERWGFDPELLFIASKLGYRITEVPVTWGHDDRSRISYLRDGAKMLEEMAIIRFNAAAGRYSRAIAAMRDTSNLVTAPSRPIERSKRPAIAQ is encoded by the coding sequence ATGTCCCATCCGCACCTCAGCATCGTAATTCCCGCCTACAACGAAGCTAACCGGATCGGCAATACGCTGAGCCTCATCTTGAAATGCATTGAGGCGCGTCGCTGGGACGCGGAGTTGCTGGTGGTGGACGATGGTTCCACGGATCGTACGGCTTCGATTGTTGAAGCGTGGATGGATCGCTATCCGCGTTTGCATCTGATCAAAAATCTCAGCAACCGTGGCAAAGGATACTCCGTCCGCAATGGCGTTCTACAAGCGGCGGGCGACGTCGTCATGTTTACCGATGCGGATCTCTCTGCACCAATGATCGAGGCGGAGAGGTTGATTGCTGCACTGGATGCAGGCGTCGATGTAGCCATTGGATCGCGCTGGCTCGAGCGGTCTCGACAGACAGTACAGCAGCCGCTGTATCGCCAGATATTCGGCCGTTGCTTCAATTACGTTACGAGAGTTGTGACTGGTCTCTCTTTCAAGGACACGCAGTGCGGGTTCAAGGCATTCAAGCGTGATGCGGCACAGGTGATCTTCCGCCTGCAGACGATCGAGCGCTGGGGATTCGATCCGGAGCTACTGTTTATCGCCAGTAAGCTTGGCTACCGCATTACGGAGGTTCCAGTTACATGGGGACATGATGATCGTAGCCGTATCAGCTATCTCAGGGATGGTGCCAAGATGCTGGAAGAGATGGCGATCATACGATTCAATGCGGCTGCCGGCCGTTACAGCCGTGCGATCGCGGCGATGAGGGATACCAGCAACCTGGTGACTGCTCCTTCGCGTCCCATCGAGAGATCGAAACGGCCTGCAATTGCTCAATGA
- a CDS encoding nucleotidyltransferase family protein, protein MPNSRLPDTISDTMDILSRLVLSPVAGLSSLITRLQQMSTAQLDELVSLAHANHVVVRGMEAYRSLMLQANDLEQVRRADEVIAAERARIAHATAYLQAICAAFSEAGLDVTVIKTLDHWPDFGSDMDLYTNAAPDVVLALMQRQFEATIVSRSWGDRLAGKWNFEIPGLPESVEIHMCRLGQTGEHLTLAENIPARSRAVEFDRKRFRVPSPSDRIMISTLQRMYRHFYFRLCDIVDSAGLVASGVLDYEDLRRSAQQSGIWEGVATYLVLVSDYVWKYTGSHLVLPAFVRDAARFDGKVMYCGKSFLRVPIVPQSAELYRLQLLDTFRKGEISSGARLGLLPWLATAAAIGHKITGSDKGIW, encoded by the coding sequence ATGCCGAACTCCCGTCTGCCCGATACCATAAGTGACACCATGGACATACTCTCTCGACTGGTCCTATCGCCAGTGGCGGGTCTGTCTTCGCTCATCACCCGTTTGCAGCAGATGAGCACGGCTCAGCTCGATGAGCTCGTGTCGCTGGCGCATGCCAACCACGTGGTCGTTCGAGGAATGGAGGCATACCGGAGTTTGATGCTCCAGGCGAACGATCTTGAGCAGGTTCGGCGTGCCGATGAGGTCATCGCTGCGGAGCGTGCCCGTATCGCGCATGCTACGGCTTATCTACAGGCGATCTGTGCCGCGTTTTCTGAAGCCGGTCTTGACGTAACCGTCATTAAGACCCTGGATCACTGGCCCGACTTCGGAAGCGATATGGACCTGTATACGAACGCTGCTCCAGATGTCGTGCTGGCTTTGATGCAGCGACAGTTCGAGGCCACAATCGTGTCGCGCAGTTGGGGAGATCGCCTGGCAGGGAAGTGGAACTTCGAGATTCCCGGTCTGCCTGAATCCGTCGAGATCCACATGTGCCGCCTGGGACAGACGGGGGAACATCTGACACTCGCAGAGAATATCCCAGCGCGGTCACGAGCGGTGGAGTTTGATAGGAAAAGGTTTCGCGTACCGTCGCCTTCCGACCGGATCATGATTTCAACCTTGCAGCGCATGTATCGCCACTTCTACTTCCGCCTGTGCGACATCGTGGACTCTGCAGGGCTGGTAGCCTCCGGCGTTCTGGACTATGAGGACCTGAGACGTTCCGCGCAACAAAGCGGAATCTGGGAGGGGGTTGCAACCTACCTCGTACTGGTCTCGGACTACGTCTGGAAGTACACCGGCTCCCATCTTGTACTCCCCGCGTTTGTACGAGATGCCGCCCGCTTCGATGGAAAGGTTATGTACTGCGGGAAGAGCTTTTTGCGCGTACCCATCGTGCCTCAGTCAGCGGAACTCTACAGACTGCAGTTGCTGGACACGTTCAGGAAGGGCGAAATCAGCAGCGGCGCCCGCCTGGGGCTTTTGCCGTGGCTTGCAACGGCTGCGGCAATCGGACACAAGATCACCGGTAGTGACAAGGGAATCTGGTGA
- a CDS encoding tetratricopeptide repeat protein has product MNRKYLWVAFAGVLTAPLLSAQQYIRITIPRRAESTPVQRLNREGVDQVVKHKYERAEALFYKAYLYDPSDPFTLNNLGYVSELQGQVERAAEYYRLAVQQGCEAVIDRSSDKELKGKPMMDALGTIKNMPMRINRINIYAMQLLQQNRSFDAEAVLKQTLSLDPNNPFTLNNLGIAEQATGNLEDALKYYDAAARTRSTQKVVVALDKSSRGKPISVLAAESADKLRARMAEMDIHQIRAHMFTVRGVSALNKEDWAAARSNFEQAYAADPSSAFSLNNIGYLAERDGDLETAVAYYTRARAARDAGEAVGMASRSDAEGRRLAEVALQSRQDVYQALKSRNPAPANPNEPVELIRRDGSPEPPPSEPENPTPAPSSAPLPR; this is encoded by the coding sequence ATGAATCGTAAATATCTTTGGGTTGCGTTTGCTGGTGTTCTAACCGCGCCGCTTCTTTCTGCGCAGCAGTACATCCGCATCACGATTCCGCGACGGGCCGAATCGACTCCGGTGCAACGGCTCAACCGCGAGGGCGTCGACCAGGTCGTGAAGCATAAGTACGAGAGGGCAGAGGCTCTGTTTTACAAAGCCTATCTCTACGATCCTTCCGATCCGTTCACCCTGAACAACCTCGGTTATGTGTCCGAGCTTCAGGGTCAGGTCGAACGCGCCGCCGAGTATTACCGGCTTGCGGTGCAGCAGGGATGCGAAGCCGTGATCGACCGCAGCAGCGATAAGGAACTTAAGGGCAAACCCATGATGGATGCCCTCGGTACGATCAAGAACATGCCGATGAGGATCAACCGCATCAATATCTATGCGATGCAGTTGTTGCAGCAGAATCGCAGTTTTGATGCGGAGGCTGTGCTGAAACAGACACTTTCTCTGGATCCGAACAATCCGTTCACGCTGAATAATCTTGGTATTGCCGAACAGGCGACGGGGAATCTCGAAGATGCCCTCAAGTACTATGACGCAGCAGCGAGAACCCGCTCGACGCAGAAGGTAGTGGTAGCTCTCGATAAGTCGTCACGAGGTAAGCCCATCAGTGTGCTCGCTGCAGAATCCGCCGATAAGCTTCGCGCACGTATGGCGGAGATGGACATTCATCAGATTCGTGCTCACATGTTCACGGTAAGAGGTGTCTCGGCGCTTAATAAGGAAGATTGGGCTGCCGCCCGCAGCAATTTTGAACAGGCCTACGCCGCGGATCCCTCGAGCGCATTCTCTCTCAACAACATTGGCTATCTGGCAGAGCGAGATGGCGATCTGGAGACGGCGGTTGCTTATTACACACGAGCCAGAGCTGCGAGGGATGCGGGAGAAGCAGTTGGTATGGCGAGCCGTTCAGATGCCGAGGGGCGTCGCCTCGCCGAAGTCGCGCTTCAGAGCCGGCAGGATGTCTATCAGGCATTGAAGTCCCGAAATCCCGCCCCTGCTAACCCCAATGAACCCGTCGAACTCATACGGCGTGATGGTAGTCCGGAACCGCCGCCATCTGAACCCGAAAATCCAACGCCGGCGCCTTCCAGTGCGCCGTTACCTCGCTGA